CGGTTAAAAGTCCTCGATAACCCAGCGTAAATCGGTCTTCGGTCAATATATTAAATGGACGTGGCTCATAGGCATCACGAGTGTGCATGAAAACCGTGTTGCTCAGTTTCAATCTGCCATTCTTACTGCCCGAAATTTGATGCTCGTGCGTGATGCCGGCTACCAGTTTTTTGTAAGACTCAAAGCCACGAGCATTGCGCCAGGTAAACGCCGCTGCTGCAGGATCCTCTTCAAGCTGTTGTCTTGTAATGGAACTGGGAATGTAGGCCTTGAGATTTGTATAGCTTACTAGAGCTTGAATGCTGTGTCTATCATTGATGCGCCAGGCCTGATCGACAAAAACATTATCCCTACGATAGGCGCTGTTCTGGCGGTAACCGTCGAGATCGGTTTTTGAATAGCTCGCAAACGTTTGTGAATTCTGCTCTTGGTAGCCTGCCACGATTCCATACCGCCAGAGGTCAAAACTACCTGATGTTGAGAACGCTTTCCCGAAGGGAAGTTTATGCCGAGCTTGTCGAGGTGCGAAAGCGGAACGATCATCATCCTTAAAAGTTGATTCTGGCAAAGCGGTGGGTTGAAGCAGTATCGCACCTCCCAGACCAGCTCCATAAATACTGGAATTGGGACCTTTAATAATTTCCACGCCAGCGATGTTCAGCAAATCAATGTCTTCAAGCGTGGTTTCCCCATCTCCCGTGGTCAGTGGGATCTGGCCATAATAAGCCTTGATACGATTAGTGCTGTACTGCGATCTGGAACCTATCCCACGCAAACTGATGCGCAATGTATTGCGAGCTCCTTGCTGGGCACTCACGCCAGGAACTGTTTGCAAAATTTGTGCAAACTGGACGGGATCACTTTGTGCAATCGCGAGAGAGTCCACTTGAGCCACCGCTACCGGAGCAAGTCTCAGTGGGCGTTTGTTAAAAGCCTGAATTAAAGTAGGTTCCAAACCTATGGTGTCATTCTTAATTTGCGCTTGTGATAAAAATATCGTTGTAAACGCAAACACAGCCGTGAAGATTTTCTTCATTAACTACTGTGCCGCAACTCGCCAGATAATCCCAGCATCATCATCGTTTACGAGCAAACTACCATCTGAAGCGAGCGTGACGCCCACTGGACGACCATGAACCGTTCCTTCATCTTCGCTAGCAATAAAACCGGTCATGAAATCCTGTACCGGTTGCGGTTTTCCATTTTCAAAAGGTATGAACACCACTTTATAACCAGAAAATGGCGCTCTATTCCATGATCCATGCTGACCAATAAACGCTCCGTTGCGGTATTTTTCTGGGAATTGACTTGCATCGTTAAAGATCAGTCCCAAAGATGCCGTGTGATTCCCTAAAGGCACATCTGGAACGATGGCTTTGTTTACCATATCCATGTGTGGATCGTCTTTCCAGCGTGGGTCGGGCACCTGACCATAGTAGGAATAGGGCCAGCCGTACCAGCCACCTTCTTTGACGCTGGTGGCATAATCTGGAACTAAGTTGTTACCCAATTTATCACGCTCGTTTACCGCAGTCCATAACTCCCCATTGGCTGGATTCCAGTCCATTCCTACGGGATTACGCAATCCAGATGCGTAAACGCGTTTACCGCTACCATCAGGGTTGATTTCAAAAATTAGTGCACGGCCTTCTTCTTTTTCCATGCCTTGCTCGCCTACGTTACTGGCGCTTCCTACGCTTACGTATAACTTGCTGCCGTCTTCATTTGCAATTACATTTTTCGTCCAGTGGTTGTTATAACCACTCTCGCTCAGCTTCATGATCAGCTCGCCATCGCCTTTTAATTGAGTATCGCCTTCATTGTATTTGTATCGATACAATCCGCCTGTATTTGCGATATAAAACCAGTTGTCAAGCACCAGCATACCAAAAGGCTGGTTTAGACCTTCCTTAAAAACCATGGTTGTATCTACCGTACCGTCACCATTAGTATCCCGTAAAAGACTTATGCGGTTTGCGCTGTCCCGGGTATTGGATTCTGCGACGAAGTAATCTCCATTAGGAGCGAGATACGTCCATCTGGGATGTTCTAGACTATCTGCAAAACTATTGACTTTGAAACCGGCGGGAACTATGGGCATTTCACCTTCTTTCCATCCTATCACCTCGCTACGTTTCGTAACCGATTCTGTGGCAAATGGAGCAGCCAACATAAGCGGTCCCACGGTGGTTTGGACCGTTGTTGTTCCATTGTCTGCTATCTCTTCTTTAGTCTCCTCATCGACCTTGAGCTTATTGTTGCAGGCTACCAGCAACAAGGCAGCGGCGAGAATTCTGATGGATTTCATGCTATAGTTTTTGCTAAAGTTATGGGAATAACACTTCCGTACCTCGGCAAGCTCGGTATAAACTGACTTTCAGTCAAGGGAGATCAACAACTTTACAAATAACTTAACGAAGAAAGCGCCCCTTTCAGGGCGCCTTCGTTTTAATGATCAAATTCAGAATGAATGCGTTGATTTTACTTGATAACAAGCTTCTGGGTAACAAATTTCTCGTTAACTGCGCATTTTACAAGATATATTCCTTGCTTTAAAGAGCTGACATCTATAGAGTTATTTATTGCTGACGGCAAATTCAACGCCTTTCCATTAAGAGTATAGATTTGAACAGACTTGATATCTTCTACTGAAGAAAAGTAAACGATGTCTGTTGCAGGGTTAGGGTATAACTTGAATTCAGGTACGTAAGTTTCATCACTTAATCCTAATGTAGAATTATATTCATAAGCCCCTAAATCTATCGTAGTATTAACTACTCGATCATTACCAGACAAATCTGAATCTCCAAATAAAGCGACGTCATAATAAGCGTTATCTCCCTGATCAATAATAAAAGTTGAGGCAGATGTAGGTTTGTAATCCGTACTTAAATTTAAGTTATCTGTTGCTGGATCTAGGGTCGTTACGTTTGTTGTATTGAAAGTTCCAGAAGTTCCAGCGTTTGATGATACTTTTAAAATAGAGTTTCTTATAAATACATCGTATGTAGCAGTCGTTCCATTAGAGATATCTCTGGTTGCTGCTGCACTATTAATGGTATTCTGCCAGAAAACAGAGTTATTGATATAAAGGTTTACGTCTCTATTACCTGAGGCCGTAATAGAATTACCATAAGTATTATTGTAGTCATTATTAATAAACGTACTGTTATTAATCACTACATCTAACGTATTACCATTTCTGAAATCTTCACGGTTAATATCAAGTGCTGCAAGATTGATATCGTTATCGGCTACTAGAACATTTGCCCAACGTGTAAAAATGTAACGGTTGGTATCATCAGATTGAATAAACACTAACCCCATGTCAACTATGGTATTATTGATAAACTGAGTATTTTCAATAAGTAATCCTTGATTAAACTTTCTCATTTTTAGCAAATAACCGTTTGAATAATTATTTCTGAATACAGAGTTTTTAATTTTTAAGTTATTTGAGTTCAAACTGTTCGGTATGAATATTACACCGTTTTCTTCTACGCCCCCTGATTGGGATGTGTCGTAGATGTTTTCAAATATGATTCCATCAAAAGTGACGTTACTGGCTCTTAATTCAAACAATCGTTCAGCATTATCACTTTTATTTGATGAGAAATCTCCTGCTATATCATCACCATTTATATCACCAGTAAAAATGGTTGCATTTGTAGTGTGAATAGAGGTTAAGTCCCTATCTGCTACAGTTGTTTCTGTTCCTGCAAAACCACCGATGATATTTACTTCATCAGTGCTAACAGCAATTGGAGTATTCCTATCTATTAACGTATAAGTTCCTCGTGCTACCCAGACAGCATCATTTAAACTAGTAAGTGCTAAAGCGTCTGTTACGCTTGTAAATGCATCTGTCCACGAGCTTCCATCATTAGCTCCTGTTGCATTTGCGTTTACATAATATACCGTTGGTATACAGTTTTCACTAAAACTTGTTTGATTATCTATAGTCCATCCTGGATTAAACTGTCCGCTATTTGACGGTGGTGAATATCCAGCATCTACCTGTATACACGTTAAACGCGGATTGTTGAAAGCTTTCATATAAACGAAATTGCTATTATTTCCATTAGAAATTAACAAAGTATCTAATGAGTTATTATCATAACACAATAGTTCGTCGATACTGGTATTTAATCTGATATCTAGTCTCGATAAATCATTGAAACCAACATGCAAACGTGTTAAAGATAAGTTGTTACTCACGTCAATAGTAGTTAAGCTATTGTTAGGCACATCTAGACGTGTCAAGTTAGTAAAAGCTTCGATTCCTGTCAAGTCTGCAATACCTATACCGTTCATAATTAACTCTGTAGTAGCTTGAGCTTCTGCCATCGTTATTTCAGTATCTCCATTTAGATTGATATTGTTATCACTTACTAAAAAGTTTTTAAAATTAGCATCAGGAATGTTTACTACTTGATTAAGTGCAACACAATCCTCGCCATAAATTGCGGTATTACCTTTGGTCCAGCCTTGACTAAATACACCTACATCGTTAGGTGGTGTAAAATTAGGATCTATTTGAATACAGGATAAACTATTTCCATAAGCCTTCATCCAAACGATATTACTGTTATTACCGTTAGCTATGTTTAATTGATCCAATACACCATTATTATGACATTGAATATCATTAATCAATGTATTTACACTAATATCTAAACTTGTAATTTGGTTATCACTACAGTGTAGACGCGTTAATGCTAGGTTATTAGAAACATCTATAGTAGTTAAATTGTTGTTATAACAATCTAATCTGGTAATATTTACAAAGGCTTCAATACCAGTTAAGTCTGAAATTGATAATCCATTTACTAATATTTCACCAGTAAACGCTGTTGCCTCAGCTACTGATATTTCTGAATTACCATCTGTATTAATCGCTGTATTATTGACTAGATAATTCTTAAAATTAGCGTCAGGAATATTGACATTCTGAGCATTTAGACTGCTATAGCTGGCGACAACACCTACTATGAGATAAAGTAATTTTTTGTTCATCGTATCTTGAAATATAATTTAGATACTGCAAATGAAGTTTATATGTCAAGGCTCTTTAACTATGATTTTCTGTAAGTACCTTGTTTTTTTCTGAATGGATTACAAAAAGGTCTCTTCAATTACTTTAAGGAATTGATCGCGATTAGACTTTGAGATAGGAATTTGTTTTTTATTTCCCATAATGATATAGTCACCATCATGTTTGACCAGTTCACTTATATGTTTGAGATTGATCAAATACGATCTATGGCATTTGAAAAATAGTTTATTCTCTTGTAACTGTTCCACAAAATGCTTCAAGGGTTTGCAGATCACGTTGCGTTTTCCATCAGTCATGTAGACGTTTGTATACATCCCATCTGCCTCAAAATAAATGATGTCATTGTGCGAGGTAAATAGATAGCCTCTGGGTATTTCCATTACGATTTTGTCCATGGAGAGCTGCTGTACGGATTGTCTCAAACGCTCGATTTGCTGACTTATCTGTTGAGAGGATTTTTGTTGTTTCGCTTTCGCGAAAGCGGACTTCAATTCACCTGTATCGATAGGTTTCAAGATGTAGTCCACCGCATTCATCCTAAATGCATCAATAGCATACTGATTATATGCAGTCACAAAGATGATCTGGAAATTCATCTCGTTTTCATCAAAATAGTTCACTATTTCCAGTCCAGTCTCTCCAGGCATCTCAATATCTAGGAAAACAAGATCGGGTTGCTGAGTTTTGATAAGAGACACACCATCTAAAAGGTTTGCGGCTTCTCCTGTTATTTCAATTTCAGGAATATGCTCGTGTACGAGCGTATTTAGCAGATGCCTGGCTCTTTTTTCATCATCAATAATTATAGTTTTCATAGACGGTCAATTAATTGGCAGAATGATCGTAACCTTAGTTCCAGCGGCACATTGCTGATTATATAGATCTTCAATTTTTATATCTACTGTTCTGTTCAGTTGTTCTTTGTATAATGCAGCTCGCTCATTGTTTATAGAAGTTGCAAATGATACGTGCGATCGACCTCTATTTTTATTGAGGAGCGTAGATCGTTCTCTACCTATCCCATTATCCTCAATCACAATGTGGAGTAAGGACTCATTCTGATTCAGACTACAATTTATTGATAGTACTCGATTGCCTGGTTTATGCATCAAACCATGTTTGAGCGCATTTTCTACATAGGGTTGTACGAGTAGGGAAGGTATTTTGACCCTTGCAGTATCTATTTTATCATCGATGTTTATAAAATAGTCCAATTCATCATCAAATCTCATTTTCTCTAGTTCAAGATAGAGTTTTAAGGCAGTGATTTCTTGGCTTAGCGTGATTTCATCTTGTTGGCTATAGTCTAAATACATTCTTATAAGCCTACTGAATTTAACTAGGTAATCACTAGCCAGCTCTTTTTCATTTGATATGATGAAATCCTGGATGGAGTTGAGTGAATTGAAAACAAAATGAGGGTTCATCTGAGATCGTATATTCTCAAGCTTTAGGCTGGTCATTTTCTTCTCCAGCAGCAATCGATCCACCTCGATCTGGCGCTGTTTGTTCTTTCTGTTTTGTAATTGTTTCAATACACAATAGGTGGTTCCAGCGATTCCCAAGGCAATCAAGACATAAAACCACGAGGTTTGCCAAAACGGTGGTTCTATCGTGAATACAACAGGCTCTGTAAACTCATAATCGTTTGATTTAAGATTTTTACCTCTCAGTTTAAAGGTATAAGTACCTGGTGAGAGACTTGCAAATCCTATCTGAGTATTCCCTTGAGGTACAGATCTCCATTCTTGATTGTTCTGATCAAGCTTATACTCATAGATTACATACTCTCGAGATTTAAAACCATTAGAATTGAAGGAAATCGTGAGATCATTTCTATCGTGCTCGAGGCTATAGCTATTCCGTAACTCTTGGATTTGATCGTTAACTTTTACGTTTGTAATCTTTATAGGTGCCGTTTTAAGCGTCTTGGTAAATGTATTTTTAGGAATGTGATAGACTGCTTGATTTGAAGTCGCTATCGTGACATCATCAAAGAGTAGATAATCATTTATCAATTCACTCATGCCCATCTGACCATTGAACTCCTGTACAGAATCATCGGTCAGGTTGTATCGAGTGATTACTCCTTCATTGAGCATCCATAGAAATTGTTGATCTATTTTAAGCTCCGTTAGTGTGGTTGATGCTCGTTTACCACCGCTGGAAATTTTAAGGTTTACGCTTTCGCGAAAGCGTAACTTACCATCAATTATTGAACTTTTCAAGATTGTGTTTCCCTTAGTACTTATCCAAACCTCGTTATCAATTTTACTTAATGAGGTAGCAAATATGGTTTGATCCATATAATTTACTTCTTCCAATGTTGAAGAGGGGAAATCGTACAAATACAACCCATCTACGAAGGATATCAAAAGCTTATTCTGACCGATGGTTAAAGCATCTTTTACCCGATTTTTTCTGATTAGGACAGAATTGTTCTTGCTAAAGCGTGCATCATATAGTAAAGCCTCTTTAAAATTTCCATAGAAGAGATAATCATCGTTTAGTCGCTCGATGCTTTTTGCTGAATTGAGTAAAGATTTTAAGGGTTTGAGACTGTATGACTTGAGATCTAACTGGTAGGAATAATTATTTGAGGAGCTGATGAATAATGTGTGGGTAGCGCTATCGTGGTAGAGATAGTTAACGATACTCTCATCGTTAAGATTAAACTTATGTGCAATTGAGAGATCTCTATTATATAAATAAAGTATACCTACATCAGTTCCCACGGCAAAGTGATTATTCCCTACTTTGCACACCGCAGATATTTTTTGCTTTTCTTCAGGTAGGGGTTTGCGTGTAACTTCTTTGTTTAGAATGACAAAAATTCCATTGTCCAGAGTGGTCGCCCAGTGATTATTATTGAAATCTGTTATTACTTCTGAGATAGGCTGGGATTCTAGCAAGTGCTCTACAGCTTTTAATGAATCTGCTTTCTTGGTGAGGATCCATATTCCATCACTAGTACATAGCCATAGTTCATTTTGATAACCCTTTATATTGTAAAGTTTTAATTTTTGAACTGGTTCTGGAAGTGCTATTTCATTTAAAGTTTGATCTTTTTCTATGCTAAAAAGCTTAGTAACACCTTCCACTTTATAAGTCAAGAAAATACTGTTCTTTACTTCAAATAAAGATGGAGCTACGACATCTTTACGGTAAAATTCGCTAACCATCTTAGATTCATTATTTGATTCCAAAATAATTTTGTGAAGTTCATCATTTGATCCATTTACAGGTATGTCTAAATGCCATATTTCCTCTCCTCTTGAGGTCATAGTAAGTACTCTGTCCTTGCCTTTAAGGGTTTTCTCTTTAGAGTTTTTTGAAATTTGATAAATTCCACCCGATCTGTTGTAGATGATTACTTTATCCTTATGAACACTGAAGGGAACTAATTGCCCGTTTGTTAACTCATGTGCATCATAAAACAATTCCATTTTCTGGTTTTGAACCTTGAAAATCTGTCCGTATAAATTGTTGAACCATAGTATTCCTTCATGGTCTATTTTAAGATTAAATACCGCATCACCGCGTTGTTCAGGATGAGAGATTAAAATGAAATCAGCACCAATATAACGATAAAGGCCACTATCTGATGCCAGCCATATATTCAACTGATCATCTTCTACGATGTCATAGAAGGTAGTGTCTGGTAGCTCATCTGATTTAGAAAAATGATGAAAAACCGTTTTCTGTCCAAAGAGCAATGAACTGCAGAGACAGGTAAGGAACGCTATAAACAGAAGATTTTGCTGGGCCAAATTATTCAAAATAGGTTACAAAGCTAAAGATCTTTAAACGTATTGTTCTTGACTTTTTGCTGAGTGAAATGATTTTATTGCTAAAAAAATGCCTGTTGAAGACAATAGGCATTTTTTCAAGTTTTAATGAATTATAAATCATAAGAACATGACCGCGACTTCCAGAGGTATAAATCTACCGTCGCTCTAATATCTATAAGTAAATCTTGAGTAACTACTTCATCGCTTCCCACAGCTTCTATACTTTTCTCTAAGTTGTTAGAAACCGTAAGCACTTGAAGGGTGAGGGTTATAATGACATCATGATCTTTTTGGAAACCAGTAGGGGCGGCTGGAATACCGGCGTTTGCGGCGACTGAATTTGGTCTACCGTCAGAGGGTTTTCCCAAAGCGAGATTACGCTCTGCGAGCAAATCAATTTTAGCGCCCAGATCTCCGTAAAAGTCTTTGAGCAATTCATGCAAACTTTCAAACTGAGGACCTCTGAGATTTCAATGAGTCTGTTGCACATTCTGTTATAAAGCGATAAGATTGTAAAGCCTGGGCTGAATTTCTTGAGAAACCGAATTGACGTTTTTGACATTAGGAACATTTTTGTCATGTTGAAGGTTAAAATCTTGCTGTGCAAATGTGTGGAAGCTCGAAACCAGAATAATACCAATGAGTAATCGTTTCATAATGTTTGTTTCAAGATAATCTCACGATTATTATGATAAAAACTCTATGAATATCTTATAGTTGTACAGCTTATTTAAAATCAGAATCCTTTAAATGAAGTAATTAATTCATTTAAATCTATTTTTTCTGTTCTTGAAAGGATAGACGACTTGGTTTCCAAAATCATCAGGGAAATCTTCATCTCCATGGAAACCTATCTCGATATCGCGCCCACTTTTGGGAATGTAGGCGGTTCCAAAAATATAATCCCAAATGCTGAGCGTCAGCCCAAAATTCATTCCGTAGGGATGCTGTTCTGGAAGTTCTTTACTGTGATGCCATATGTGCATTTTGGGGTTGTTGAAAATGTAACCCAACTTTCCATAGCTCCAATCTAGGTTAGCATGATTGAGATGTCCCACAAAAACTGCAAACATGTGAACCACAAAAAATTGTTCAATCCCAAAACCTATCATCGCAAGGGGTATATATTGGATCGTTTTATAAACAATGGTTTCCATAAAATGAAAACGGAATTGTGCCGCAAACCCCATTTGTTTAACACTATGATGGACTTTATGAAAGTTCCATAACCACGGTACGCGATGGAGCATTCTGTGTACGTTCCATTGTACAAAATCGGCGATGAAAAACATGATAAGTAATTGCGTCCAAACCGGTAAAGTGTCAACCTTGATTGCCACAATGTTTTCAATGCCAATCAATCCTAGAAAATCATTGAACAATTCCACGCCTACGTTAGACAGCGCATTGTAAGCAATGAGTGAGAACAAAAAGAAATTAAAGAGTATATAAAAAGCATCCAGCCAAAATCCCTTTCTCAAAACCGGTTGCTTCTTGCGCCAGGGGATAATGATCTCGAGGGCAAACACTAAAGTGGATAGACCTAACAACCAGTAAAAATAATTAGTCCACGTTGGATTACTGATTTCTGAAACCAGATAGTTCCAGTAACCCGTAAATGAATCAGCGATAATATCAAGATATTTCTCGATCATAAATGTGTTCTTACTCTTCTTTTGCTACCCAGTTCAGGTAACCGCCTTCTAAATCAATGACATTTTCAAATCCCATATCTACAAGTCGATGTGCCGCTTTCTGACTGCGATTACCTGATCTGCAAAATATATAAATGGGCTTTGTTTTATCAAATTTTAAAAACTCAGATTTGAAATTTTCTTTGTCAAAGAAGTCGATGTTGACTGCTTTTCCTATCGTTCCTTCTTCAAATTCTTCTGGGGTACGTACATCAACTATTTGAACGTTTTCTTGAGCTACAGCTTTTTGAAAGGTATTGAACCCCACAATTGTGATGTGCTCGCTAGATTGTCCTCTCACTGTATTTATAAAACTAAAAAATGCCATGATTAAAATAATGTGTTTCATAATGTGATTAAAATGAGGCGGTCTCGCAACTTTATATTGGTTAAGCATTTCTATTTATATTTAACTGGTCAGTTCTTGATAAATGATATAAATTCCCATGACTAGTACAAACCACCCAAAACCTTTTTTTAATTTCTTACCGTCCACGAATTTATTCAACCATATTCCAATAAATATTCCGATAATAGAAAGTCCTGAAAATACCGTCAAGAAACTCCAATCGATCTCTAGATTCTGAACATCACCTATAAACCCGATCAGCGATTTGATAGCAATGATGAGTAGGGAAGTGGCTACGGCCTTTTTCATGGGTAGTTTAGCCAGTAGCACCAGCGCGGGAATAATAAGAAAACCGCCGCCGGCACCCACGATACCTGTAAGCGTACCCACAACTGCACCCTCCACAACAATCAGAGGGTAATTGTAACTCACTTCCGTTTCCACATCAGTTTCCTTTCGTTTGTTTCTTATCATGGAAACCGATGCCAGCAACATGATAACCGCAAAGAATAGCATGATGGCTAGGTTCTTTGTAATTGTAATTTCGCTTTCGCGAAAGCGAAACTCAAACAACACCTCAGGAATAGCAGGAATCATGTACGCCCTAGTCAGATAAACTGCTATAAAGGCTGGAACAGCAAAAACAAGGGCAGTTCTAAAGTCAACCATGCCCTTGAACATATTGCGAACAGCGCCAATGAGAGCGGTGGATCCCACTACAAAAAGAGAGTAGGCGGTAGCCAAAACAGGATTGAGTCCTAGCGCATAAACTAAAATGGGTACGGTTAGAATGGAGCCACCGCCGCCTATAAGTCCTAAGACCAGACCGATTACCAAGGCACCAACGTAACCTAAAATTTCAATCAATTCCATGGTTCTCACGTTTACTTGAGCAAAACTACCATGTTGAGGAGGTGTGTTTTGGTAACACTAGTTACAGGACCTCAATAAATCTGCGATGGAGAGCAATCTCGCCTTCGTTTTCCATTTTTTTAAGAAGTCTGGATATAACCACACGGCTGGTGTGTAGATCATCTGCTATTTGTCTATGTGTCGTGTGAATGTGCCTGCTGTTCAGGATTTTCATCTTGTCCTTGAGGTAACGGTTCAGCCTGTCATCCATATTATTGAAGGCTATATTGTCAATGCTATCCAGCAGCTCCATCATGCGCTCGTGATAGCTGGAGAAAACAAAATTGCGCCATGTCTTGAAGCGACTGGACCATTCCTCCATTTTTCCAATTGGGATCATGAGCAATTTGGAATTTGTTTCTGCCACGGCGTGAATTTCACTTTTAGTGTTTCCCATACAGCAGGTCATGGTCATCGCGCAAGTATCACCACGCTCGAGATGATAGAGTAGGAGCTCATTACCATCAGCATCAGGTCTGAGAATCTTGATGCTTCCTTCCAGTAGAAGTGGCATAGACTTTATGAACTGACCAGGTTTGATAAGGTCGTCTCCCTCACTAACTTCTACAAGTGTTCCTACATTGCTTATTTCTTTTACTAATTCAGGCTCAAATTGAGAGGCGTAATATGTTCTGATTAATTCTTCCATGAAGTTCAAATTTAAGTCAGGATAAAGGATTGTGAGCTGGAGTTTGAGCCTACTACATAAAAAAGCCTCAGACTAAGCGCTTCTCTAAGAATTCGCTCAATTTGAAGCTTGATGTTTTATTTTACCAAGTGATTACTCCTCCACTTCAGGCTCTACGTCCTCAGCGAGCATTTTCTTAACGATCTCGTCGTGTTCTTGCTCCATCATCTGGTGTTCTTCCTCCATTTTGCTGTGCTCGGTTTTGAGCTGGTCATGCGTTTTTTTCATTTCCTCAATTTGAGCTTTCATTTCAACAGATGATTTCTCACCGAAGCCTTGTTTCAAATCTTTGTGTGCTGCAAAAAGCTCATCATGGCCCTCTAACATGGCTTCATGCTTTTTCAAGAGCACTTCGTGTTTTGCAACGTCAGCGAGCATGGTAGAATCTTCAACAGTCATACCTGCAAGTTCAGCCTTGAACTCGTCGTGACGTTGAGACATTGCAGAGTGTGTAGATTTGAAATTTGAATGCATCTGCTCGATGCTATCGTGTTGTTTTTGTAATTCGTCAAATTGCGCTGAAAGATCTTTTTTTTGGTCATCGCCACAGCTTAATAACATCACCGCTGAAGCAAGAGTAAATAATAGTTTTTTCATGAGTATTGTTTTTTGATCAAGTGCTAAATGTAGA
This genomic interval from Nonlabens spongiae contains the following:
- a CDS encoding LytR/AlgR family response regulator transcription factor — encoded protein: MKTIIIDDEKRARHLLNTLVHEHIPEIEITGEAANLLDGVSLIKTQQPDLVFLDIEMPGETGLEIVNYFDENEMNFQIIFVTAYNQYAIDAFRMNAVDYILKPIDTGELKSAFAKAKQQKSSQQISQQIERLRQSVQQLSMDKIVMEIPRGYLFTSHNDIIYFEADGMYTNVYMTDGKRNVICKPLKHFVEQLQENKLFFKCHRSYLINLKHISELVKHDGDYIIMGNKKQIPISKSNRDQFLKVIEETFL
- a CDS encoding T9SS type A sorting domain-containing protein — translated: MNKKLLYLIVGVVASYSSLNAQNVNIPDANFKNYLVNNTAINTDGNSEISVAEATAFTGEILVNGLSISDLTGIEAFVNITRLDCYNNNLTTIDVSNNLALTRLHCSDNQITSLDISVNTLINDIQCHNNGVLDQLNIANGNNSNIVWMKAYGNSLSCIQIDPNFTPPNDVGVFSQGWTKGNTAIYGEDCVALNQVVNIPDANFKNFLVSDNNINLNGDTEITMAEAQATTELIMNGIGIADLTGIEAFTNLTRLDVPNNSLTTIDVSNNLSLTRLHVGFNDLSRLDIRLNTSIDELLCYDNNSLDTLLISNGNNSNFVYMKAFNNPRLTCIQVDAGYSPPSNSGQFNPGWTIDNQTSFSENCIPTVYYVNANATGANDGSSWTDAFTSVTDALALTSLNDAVWVARGTYTLIDRNTPIAVSTDEVNIIGGFAGTETTVADRDLTSIHTTNATIFTGDINGDDIAGDFSSNKSDNAERLFELRASNVTFDGIIFENIYDTSQSGGVEENGVIFIPNSLNSNNLKIKNSVFRNNYSNGYLLKMRKFNQGLLIENTQFINNTIVDMGLVFIQSDDTNRYIFTRWANVLVADNDINLAALDINREDFRNGNTLDVVINNSTFINNDYNNTYGNSITASGNRDVNLYINNSVFWQNTINSAAATRDISNGTTATYDVFIRNSILKVSSNAGTSGTFNTTNVTTLDPATDNLNLSTDYKPTSASTFIIDQGDNAYYDVALFGDSDLSGNDRVVNTTIDLGAYEYNSTLGLSDETYVPEFKLYPNPATDIVYFSSVEDIKSVQIYTLNGKALNLPSAINNSIDVSSLKQGIYLVKCAVNEKFVTQKLVIK
- a CDS encoding sensor histidine kinase, with the translated sequence MLFGQKTVFHHFSKSDELPDTTFYDIVEDDQLNIWLASDSGLYRYIGADFILISHPEQRGDAVFNLKIDHEGILWFNNLYGQIFKVQNQKMELFYDAHELTNGQLVPFSVHKDKVIIYNRSGGIYQISKNSKEKTLKGKDRVLTMTSRGEEIWHLDIPVNGSNDELHKIILESNNESKMVSEFYRKDVVAPSLFEVKNSIFLTYKVEGVTKLFSIEKDQTLNEIALPEPVQKLKLYNIKGYQNELWLCTSDGIWILTKKADSLKAVEHLLESQPISEVITDFNNNHWATTLDNGIFVILNKEVTRKPLPEEKQKISAVCKVGNNHFAVGTDVGILYLYNRDLSIAHKFNLNDESIVNYLYHDSATHTLFISSSNNYSYQLDLKSYSLKPLKSLLNSAKSIERLNDDYLFYGNFKEALLYDARFSKNNSVLIRKNRVKDALTIGQNKLLISFVDGLYLYDFPSSTLEEVNYMDQTIFATSLSKIDNEVWISTKGNTILKSSIIDGKLRFRESVNLKISSGGKRASTTLTELKIDQQFLWMLNEGVITRYNLTDDSVQEFNGQMGMSELINDYLLFDDVTIATSNQAVYHIPKNTFTKTLKTAPIKITNVKVNDQIQELRNSYSLEHDRNDLTISFNSNGFKSREYVIYEYKLDQNNQEWRSVPQGNTQIGFASLSPGTYTFKLRGKNLKSNDYEFTEPVVFTIEPPFWQTSWFYVLIALGIAGTTYCVLKQLQNRKNKQRQIEVDRLLLEKKMTSLKLENIRSQMNPHFVFNSLNSIQDFIISNEKELASDYLVKFSRLIRMYLDYSQQDEITLSQEITALKLYLELEKMRFDDELDYFINIDDKIDTARVKIPSLLVQPYVENALKHGLMHKPGNRVLSINCSLNQNESLLHIVIEDNGIGRERSTLLNKNRGRSHVSFATSINNERAALYKEQLNRTVDIKIEDLYNQQCAAGTKVTIILPIN
- a CDS encoding PQQ-dependent sugar dehydrogenase; translated protein: MKSIRILAAALLLVACNNKLKVDEETKEEIADNGTTTVQTTVGPLMLAAPFATESVTKRSEVIGWKEGEMPIVPAGFKVNSFADSLEHPRWTYLAPNGDYFVAESNTRDSANRISLLRDTNGDGTVDTTMVFKEGLNQPFGMLVLDNWFYIANTGGLYRYKYNEGDTQLKGDGELIMKLSESGYNNHWTKNVIANEDGSKLYVSVGSASNVGEQGMEKEEGRALIFEINPDGSGKRVYASGLRNPVGMDWNPANGELWTAVNERDKLGNNLVPDYATSVKEGGWYGWPYSYYGQVPDPRWKDDPHMDMVNKAIVPDVPLGNHTASLGLIFNDASQFPEKYRNGAFIGQHGSWNRAPFSGYKVVFIPFENGKPQPVQDFMTGFIASEDEGTVHGRPVGVTLASDGSLLVNDDDAGIIWRVAAQ